A genomic region of Micromonospora sp. NBC_01796 contains the following coding sequences:
- a CDS encoding TetR/AcrR family transcriptional regulator → MGEAAGADGIRAYPTGGRSDRIHECLLRTTEELLREGGVPAATVDAIAARSGVSKATIYKHWPCRTALAANAFGRMMADALPLPDTGSASGDLTAQVRQVSAFYASPDGRVFAQLIAACVDDPSGAAYFREYFLADRRRAVAQLWQRAVNRGETRPGIDADTATDLLFGPLIFRLLTNHHPLTEDEADKLTKTTLPALLLAP, encoded by the coding sequence ATGGGCGAGGCGGCGGGGGCGGACGGCATTCGCGCGTACCCCACGGGCGGGCGCAGCGACCGGATCCACGAGTGTCTGCTGCGTACGACCGAGGAGTTGCTGCGCGAGGGTGGCGTCCCCGCCGCCACGGTCGACGCCATCGCCGCCCGCTCCGGCGTGAGCAAGGCGACGATCTACAAACACTGGCCCTGCCGTACGGCATTGGCGGCGAACGCGTTCGGCCGGATGATGGCCGACGCGCTCCCGCTGCCCGACACCGGCAGCGCCAGCGGTGACCTGACCGCCCAGGTACGTCAGGTCAGCGCCTTCTACGCCAGCCCCGACGGCCGCGTGTTCGCCCAGCTCATAGCGGCCTGCGTGGACGATCCCTCCGGCGCCGCCTACTTCCGCGAGTACTTCCTGGCCGACCGCCGCCGAGCCGTAGCCCAACTCTGGCAACGCGCGGTCAACCGAGGCGAAACCCGCCCTGGCATAGACGCCGACACCGCCACCGACCTCCTCTTCGGCCCCCTAATCTTCCGCCTCCTAACCAACCACCACCCGCTAACGGAAGACGAAGCCGACAAACTAACCAAAACCACCCTCCCCGCCCTCCTCCTAGCGCCCTGA
- a CDS encoding aldo/keto reductase, which produces MTDATISASPSGTFLLGGDLPVTRLGFGSMRLTGDGVWGDPRDPDEAVRVLRRSVELGVDFIDTADSYGPFTAELLIKKALHPYPENLVIATKAGFTRQGPGRWTPVGRPEYLRQQAELSLRHLGVDRIDLFQLHRIDRAVPLADQIGELKALQDEGKIRHIGLSEVSVADVEAASKFADIVSVQNRYNVGERSAEDLLDYSAEHGIGFIPWAPLASGPLAREGSSLSRIARDHGATPAQLALAWLLKRSPVMLPIPGTSTVAHLEQNIAAASIKLTDAEYDTLAKAA; this is translated from the coding sequence ATGACAGACGCAACCATCAGCGCATCACCCAGCGGCACCTTCCTGCTCGGCGGAGACCTGCCGGTCACCCGGCTCGGATTCGGCTCCATGCGGCTCACCGGCGACGGCGTGTGGGGCGACCCGCGCGATCCCGACGAGGCCGTACGCGTACTGCGGCGCTCGGTCGAGTTGGGCGTCGACTTCATCGACACGGCCGACTCGTACGGCCCGTTCACCGCCGAGCTGCTGATCAAGAAGGCGCTGCATCCGTACCCGGAGAACCTGGTCATCGCGACCAAGGCCGGCTTCACCCGACAGGGTCCGGGCCGATGGACGCCGGTGGGTCGTCCGGAATACCTGCGCCAGCAGGCCGAACTGAGCCTGCGCCACCTCGGGGTGGACCGGATCGACCTGTTCCAATTGCACCGGATCGACCGCGCTGTCCCGTTGGCCGACCAGATCGGCGAGCTGAAGGCACTCCAGGACGAGGGCAAGATCCGGCACATCGGGCTCAGCGAGGTGTCGGTCGCCGACGTCGAGGCCGCGTCGAAGTTCGCCGACATCGTGTCGGTGCAGAACCGCTACAACGTCGGCGAGCGGTCGGCCGAGGACCTGCTCGACTACTCGGCGGAGCACGGGATCGGCTTCATCCCGTGGGCGCCGCTGGCCAGCGGCCCGCTCGCCCGCGAGGGAAGCTCGCTCTCCCGGATCGCCCGCGACCACGGGGCCACTCCGGCCCAACTCGCGCTCGCCTGGCTGCTCAAGCGTTCGCCGGTGATGCTGCCCATCCCGGGTACGTCAACCGTCGCCCACCTGGAGCAGAACATCGCCGCGGCCTCGATCAAGCTCACCGACGCCGAATACGACACCCTGGCAAAGGCAGCCTGA
- a CDS encoding DUF397 domain-containing protein: MPAPTAMTATMLPKVAWRISTKSDAGSGNCVEAGQILDGSGRVAVRDSHDRDGHVLVYTSANWAAFLAGIGAVQFNRP, translated from the coding sequence ATGCCGGCACCGACGGCGATGACGGCGACGATGCTGCCGAAGGTGGCGTGGCGCATCAGCACCAAGAGCGATGCCGGCAGTGGCAACTGTGTCGAGGCGGGGCAGATTCTGGACGGCAGTGGTCGGGTGGCCGTACGTGACAGCCACGACCGTGACGGCCATGTACTCGTTTACACCTCTGCGAACTGGGCTGCCTTCCTCGCCGGCATCGGAGCCGTCCAGTTCAATCGTCCCTGA
- a CDS encoding DUF397 domain-containing protein translates to MPAATSTTARALPEVAWHISTRSGNGSGNCVEAGLILDGSRRVAVRHSHHPDGDVLVYGSAEWTSFLNGVKTDGFNPL, encoded by the coding sequence ATGCCGGCAGCTACGAGTACCACCGCAAGGGCGTTGCCCGAGGTCGCCTGGCACATCAGCACGCGAAGCGGCAACGGAAGCGGGAACTGTGTGGAGGCCGGGCTGATTCTGGACGGCAGTCGTCGGGTGGCCGTACGCCACAGCCACCATCCCGACGGCGATGTCCTCGTCTACGGGTCCGCCGAGTGGACAAGCTTCCTCAATGGCGTCAAGACGGACGGCTTCAACCCGCTCTGA